From Alosa sapidissima isolate fAloSap1 chromosome 2, fAloSap1.pri, whole genome shotgun sequence, one genomic window encodes:
- the pou3f3a gene encoding POU domain, class 3, transcription factor 3-A isoform X2 translates to MATAASNPYLASNSILSSGSIVHSESVGSGMQPGSVAVTSVSGGYRGDPKMVQSDFMQGAMASSNGGHMLSHAHQWVTSLPHAAAAAAAAAVAAAEAASPWSSSPVGMAGSPQQQDVKNNSSREDLHSSGALHHRPPHLGAHQTHQGAWGGTSAAHIPTITGGQQPSQQSLIYSQPGGFTVNGMLNAPGSLVHPSLVRGDTPEMDHGNHHHHHHHQHPHHHHHQHHSGVSSHDSHSDEDTPTSDDLEQFAKQFKQRRIKLGFTQADVGLALGTLYGNVFSQTTICRFEALQLSFKNMCKLKPLLNKWLEEADSTTGSPTSIDKIAAQGRKRKKRTSIEVSVKGALESHFLKCPKPSAQEITSLADNLQLEKEVVRVWFCNRRQKEKRMTPPGVPQTPEDVYSQGTFLVDYLKDASLNDEHDDQRVTATRSLRQVILAH, encoded by the exons ATGGCCACTGCGGCTTCCAACCCCTATCTAGCCAGCAATAGTATTCTGTCGTCAGGTTCGATTGTTCACTCTGAGTCGGTAGGCAGTGGTATGCAGCCGGGCAGTGTTGCAGTTACCTCTGTGTCTGGCGGATACCGAGGCGACCCGAAGATGGTGCAGAGCGACTTCATGCAGGGTGCCATGGCGTCAAGCAACGGCGGACACATGCTCAGTCATGCCCACCAGTGGGTGACATCGTTGCCTCACGCCGCCGCGGCTGCAGCAGCGGCTGCCGTGGCAGCTGCAGAGGCCGCTTCGCCTTGGTCATCAAGCCCCGTTGGGATGGCGGGCAGTCCCCAGCAGCAAGACGTCAAAAACAATTCAAGCAGAGAGGACTTGCACAGCAGCGGTGCGTTGCACCACAGACCACCCCACCTGGGAGCTCATCAGACGCACCAAGGGGCGTGGGGTGGCACCAGTGCCGCTCACATTCCAACCATCACCGGAGGACAACAGCCATCCCAGCAGTCTCTTATTTATTCGCAGCCCGGGGGATTCACCGTCAACGGCATGCTGAACGCGCCGGGGAGTTTGGTGCACCCAAGTTTGGTGCGAGGGGACACTCCAGAGATGGATCATGgcaaccatcaccatcaccaccaccaccagcacccccaccatcatcatcaccagcaTCACAGTGGGGTGAGCAGCCACGACTCCCACTCGGACGAAGATACGCCGACCTCAGATGATTTGGAACAATTTGCCAAGCAGTTCAAACAGCGCCGTATTAAACTGGGTTTTACGCAAGCTGACGTCGGCTTAGCGCTTGGCACGCTCTACGGGAACGTCTTCTCTCAGACCACAATATGTCGGTTTGAGGCGCTGCAGCTCAGTTTCAAGAACATGTGCAAGCTGAAGCCGCTGCTAAACAAGTGGCTGGAGGAGGCCGACTCTACGACCGGTAGTCCAACGAGCATTGACAAAATCGCAGCGCAAGGGAGGAAACGGAAGAAGCGCACATCCATTGAAGTGAGTGTTAAAGGGGCCCTGGAAAGCCACTTCCTGAAGTGCCCCAAACCCTCAGCCCAAGAGATCACCTCTCTGGCAGACAACCTGCAGCTGGAGAAGGAGGTGGTTCGGGTCTGGTTCTGCAACCGGAGGCAAAAGGAGAAGAGGATGACGCCTCCTGGAGTGCCCCAGACACCAGAGGACGTTTACTCTCAG GGAACTTTTTTAGTAGATTACTTAAAAGATGCAAGTTTGAACGATGAGCACGACGACCAGAGGGTGACAGCGACGCGCTCTCTCCGTCAGGTAATTTTGGCGCATTGA
- the pou3f3a gene encoding POU domain, class 3, transcription factor 3-A isoform X3 — protein MATAASNPYLASNSILSSGSIVHSESVGSGMQPGSVAVTSVSGGYRGDPKMVQSDFMQGAMASSNGGHMLSHAHQWVTSLPHAAAAAAAAAVAAAEAASPWSSSPVGMAGSPQQQDVKNNSSREDLHSSGALHHRPPHLGAHQTHQGAWGGTSAAHIPTITGGQQPSQQSLIYSQPGGFTVNGMLNAPGSLVHPSLVRGDTPEMDHGNHHHHHHHQHPHHHHHQHHSGVSSHDSHSDEDTPTSDDLEQFAKQFKQRRIKLGFTQADVGLALGTLYGNVFSQTTICRFEALQLSFKNMCKLKPLLNKWLEEADSTTGSPTSIDKIAAQGRKRKKRTSIEVSVKGALESHFLKCPKPSAQEITSLADNLQLEKEVVRVWFCNRRQKEKRMTPPGVPQTPEDVYSQVGNVSADTPPPSMDCKRNFFSRLLKRCKFER, from the exons ATGGCCACTGCGGCTTCCAACCCCTATCTAGCCAGCAATAGTATTCTGTCGTCAGGTTCGATTGTTCACTCTGAGTCGGTAGGCAGTGGTATGCAGCCGGGCAGTGTTGCAGTTACCTCTGTGTCTGGCGGATACCGAGGCGACCCGAAGATGGTGCAGAGCGACTTCATGCAGGGTGCCATGGCGTCAAGCAACGGCGGACACATGCTCAGTCATGCCCACCAGTGGGTGACATCGTTGCCTCACGCCGCCGCGGCTGCAGCAGCGGCTGCCGTGGCAGCTGCAGAGGCCGCTTCGCCTTGGTCATCAAGCCCCGTTGGGATGGCGGGCAGTCCCCAGCAGCAAGACGTCAAAAACAATTCAAGCAGAGAGGACTTGCACAGCAGCGGTGCGTTGCACCACAGACCACCCCACCTGGGAGCTCATCAGACGCACCAAGGGGCGTGGGGTGGCACCAGTGCCGCTCACATTCCAACCATCACCGGAGGACAACAGCCATCCCAGCAGTCTCTTATTTATTCGCAGCCCGGGGGATTCACCGTCAACGGCATGCTGAACGCGCCGGGGAGTTTGGTGCACCCAAGTTTGGTGCGAGGGGACACTCCAGAGATGGATCATGgcaaccatcaccatcaccaccaccaccagcacccccaccatcatcatcaccagcaTCACAGTGGGGTGAGCAGCCACGACTCCCACTCGGACGAAGATACGCCGACCTCAGATGATTTGGAACAATTTGCCAAGCAGTTCAAACAGCGCCGTATTAAACTGGGTTTTACGCAAGCTGACGTCGGCTTAGCGCTTGGCACGCTCTACGGGAACGTCTTCTCTCAGACCACAATATGTCGGTTTGAGGCGCTGCAGCTCAGTTTCAAGAACATGTGCAAGCTGAAGCCGCTGCTAAACAAGTGGCTGGAGGAGGCCGACTCTACGACCGGTAGTCCAACGAGCATTGACAAAATCGCAGCGCAAGGGAGGAAACGGAAGAAGCGCACATCCATTGAAGTGAGTGTTAAAGGGGCCCTGGAAAGCCACTTCCTGAAGTGCCCCAAACCCTCAGCCCAAGAGATCACCTCTCTGGCAGACAACCTGCAGCTGGAGAAGGAGGTGGTTCGGGTCTGGTTCTGCAACCGGAGGCAAAAGGAGAAGAGGATGACGCCTCCTGGAGTGCCCCAGACACCAGAGGACGTTTACTCTCAGGTCGGCAACGTGAGTGCAGACACACCGCCTCCGTCCATGGACTGCAAAC GGAACTTTTTTAGTAGATTACTTAAAAGATGCAAGTTTGAACGATGA
- the pou3f3a gene encoding POU domain, class 3, transcription factor 3-A isoform X1, translating to MATAASNPYLASNSILSSGSIVHSESVGSGMQPGSVAVTSVSGGYRGDPKMVQSDFMQGAMASSNGGHMLSHAHQWVTSLPHAAAAAAAAAVAAAEAASPWSSSPVGMAGSPQQQDVKNNSSREDLHSSGALHHRPPHLGAHQTHQGAWGGTSAAHIPTITGGQQPSQQSLIYSQPGGFTVNGMLNAPGSLVHPSLVRGDTPEMDHGNHHHHHHHQHPHHHHHQHHSGVSSHDSHSDEDTPTSDDLEQFAKQFKQRRIKLGFTQADVGLALGTLYGNVFSQTTICRFEALQLSFKNMCKLKPLLNKWLEEADSTTGSPTSIDKIAAQGRKRKKRTSIEVSVKGALESHFLKCPKPSAQEITSLADNLQLEKEVVRVWFCNRRQKEKRMTPPGVPQTPEDVYSQVGNGTFLVDYLKDASLNDEHDDQRVTATRSLRQVILAH from the exons ATGGCCACTGCGGCTTCCAACCCCTATCTAGCCAGCAATAGTATTCTGTCGTCAGGTTCGATTGTTCACTCTGAGTCGGTAGGCAGTGGTATGCAGCCGGGCAGTGTTGCAGTTACCTCTGTGTCTGGCGGATACCGAGGCGACCCGAAGATGGTGCAGAGCGACTTCATGCAGGGTGCCATGGCGTCAAGCAACGGCGGACACATGCTCAGTCATGCCCACCAGTGGGTGACATCGTTGCCTCACGCCGCCGCGGCTGCAGCAGCGGCTGCCGTGGCAGCTGCAGAGGCCGCTTCGCCTTGGTCATCAAGCCCCGTTGGGATGGCGGGCAGTCCCCAGCAGCAAGACGTCAAAAACAATTCAAGCAGAGAGGACTTGCACAGCAGCGGTGCGTTGCACCACAGACCACCCCACCTGGGAGCTCATCAGACGCACCAAGGGGCGTGGGGTGGCACCAGTGCCGCTCACATTCCAACCATCACCGGAGGACAACAGCCATCCCAGCAGTCTCTTATTTATTCGCAGCCCGGGGGATTCACCGTCAACGGCATGCTGAACGCGCCGGGGAGTTTGGTGCACCCAAGTTTGGTGCGAGGGGACACTCCAGAGATGGATCATGgcaaccatcaccatcaccaccaccaccagcacccccaccatcatcatcaccagcaTCACAGTGGGGTGAGCAGCCACGACTCCCACTCGGACGAAGATACGCCGACCTCAGATGATTTGGAACAATTTGCCAAGCAGTTCAAACAGCGCCGTATTAAACTGGGTTTTACGCAAGCTGACGTCGGCTTAGCGCTTGGCACGCTCTACGGGAACGTCTTCTCTCAGACCACAATATGTCGGTTTGAGGCGCTGCAGCTCAGTTTCAAGAACATGTGCAAGCTGAAGCCGCTGCTAAACAAGTGGCTGGAGGAGGCCGACTCTACGACCGGTAGTCCAACGAGCATTGACAAAATCGCAGCGCAAGGGAGGAAACGGAAGAAGCGCACATCCATTGAAGTGAGTGTTAAAGGGGCCCTGGAAAGCCACTTCCTGAAGTGCCCCAAACCCTCAGCCCAAGAGATCACCTCTCTGGCAGACAACCTGCAGCTGGAGAAGGAGGTGGTTCGGGTCTGGTTCTGCAACCGGAGGCAAAAGGAGAAGAGGATGACGCCTCCTGGAGTGCCCCAGACACCAGAGGACGTTTACTCTCAGGTCGGCAAC GGAACTTTTTTAGTAGATTACTTAAAAGATGCAAGTTTGAACGATGAGCACGACGACCAGAGGGTGACAGCGACGCGCTCTCTCCGTCAGGTAATTTTGGCGCATTGA